In Piliocolobus tephrosceles isolate RC106 unplaced genomic scaffold, ASM277652v3 unscaffolded_109, whole genome shotgun sequence, a single window of DNA contains:
- the LOC111529490 gene encoding huntingtin-interacting protein K isoform X1 produces the protein MRRRGEIDMATEGDVELELETETSGPERPPEKPRKHDSGAADLERVTDYAEEKEIQSSNLETAMSVIGDRRSREQKAKQEREKELAKVTIKKEDLELIMTEMEISRAAAERSLREHMGNVVEALIALTN, from the exons ATGCGGCGGCGCGGTGAAATAGATATGGCGACTGAGGGAGATGTGGAGCTGGAGTTAGAGACTGAGACCAGTGGACCAGAGCGGCCTCCCGAGAAGCCACGGAAGCACGACAGCGGTGCGGCGGACTTGGAGCGGGTCACCGACTATGCGGAGGAGAAGGAGATCCAGAGTTCCAATCTGGAGACG GCCATGTCCGTGATTGGAGACAGAAGGTCCCGGGAGCAGAAAGCCAAACAGGAGCG GGAGAAAGAACTGGCAAAAGTCACTATCAAGAAGGAAGATCTGGAGCTGATA ATGACCGAGATGGAGATATCTCGAGCAGCAGCAGAACGCAGCTTGCGGGAACACATGGGCAACGTGGTAGAGGCGCTTATTGCCCTAACCAACTGA
- the LOC111529490 gene encoding huntingtin-interacting protein K isoform X2, with protein sequence MRRRGEIDMATEGDVELELETETSGPERPPEKPRKHDSGAADLERVTDYAEEKEIQSSNLETGERTGKSHYQEGRSGADSE encoded by the exons ATGCGGCGGCGCGGTGAAATAGATATGGCGACTGAGGGAGATGTGGAGCTGGAGTTAGAGACTGAGACCAGTGGACCAGAGCGGCCTCCCGAGAAGCCACGGAAGCACGACAGCGGTGCGGCGGACTTGGAGCGGGTCACCGACTATGCGGAGGAGAAGGAGATCCAGAGTTCCAATCTGGAGACG GGAGAAAGAACTGGCAAAAGTCACTATCAAGAAGGAAGATCTGGAGCTGATAGTGAGTAG